A portion of the Meriones unguiculatus strain TT.TT164.6M chromosome 11, Bangor_MerUng_6.1, whole genome shotgun sequence genome contains these proteins:
- the LOC110551042 gene encoding olfactory receptor 2Y1-like, whose product MGTFNTSLGEGFILVGFSDFPQLEVFLFVFILVFYLLTLFGNSTIIVLSRLDLRLHTPMYFFLSHLSFLDLCYTTSTVPQLLINLCGFDRTISYGGCVAQLLIFLALVSTECLLLGVMAFDRYAAVCRPLHYTTIMHPQLCQALAISSWVSGLVNSVIQTGLVMAMPLCSHRLNHFFCEMPIFLKLACEDTNGTEVKMFVARTIILIFPAALILGSYGHIARAILRIKSMAGRRKAFGTCGSHLIVVSLFYGSGIYTYLQPIHRYSENEGKFVAVFYTILTPILNPLIYTLRNKDVKGALWKILGKSTDLV is encoded by the coding sequence ATGGGGACATTCAATACCAGTTTAGGGGAAGGCTTCATATTGGTGGGATTCTCAGATTTTCCTCAACTGGaagttttcctctttgttttcatCCTAGTCTTTTATCTGCTAACTCTCTTCGGCAACTCCACCATCATCGTTCTCTCGCGGCTGGACCTCAGATTGCACACCCCCATGTACTTtttcctctcccatctctccttcCTGGACCTGTGCTATACCACAAGCACCGTACCGCAGCTTCTTATTAACCTCTGTGGCTTTGATAGGACCATCAGCTATGGAGGGTGCGTGGCTCAGCTCCTCATTTTCCTCGCCTTGGTTTCCACAGAGTGTCTGCTCCTGGGGGTCATGGCCTTTGACCGCTATGCTGCCGTGTGCCGACCACTGCACTACACGACCATTATGCACCCTCAGCTGTGCCAGGCACTGGCCATCTCCTCCTGGGTGTCTGGCCTCGTGAACTCTGTCATTCAGACAGGGCTTGTTATGGCCATGCCCCTCTGTAGCCATCGGCTGAACCACTTCTTCTGCGAGATGCCCATATTCCTGAAGTTGGCCTGCGAGGACACCAATGGAACAGAGGTGAAGATGTTTGTGGCTCGAACAATAATCTTGATCTTTCCTGCAGCGCTGATTTTGGGCTCCTATGGACACATTGCCAGGGCAATTCTGAGAATCAAGTCAATGGCTGGACGCAGAAAGGCCTTTGGGACTTGTGGCTCCCACCTTATTGTGGTTTCTCTGTTTTATGGCTCAGGCATATATACATACCTCCAACCCATCCACAGATATTCAGAGAATGAGGGAAAGTTCGTTGCTGTTTTTTATACTATACTCACCCCCATTCTCAACCCTTTAATATACACTCTGAGGAACAAGGACGTAAAGGGAGCTCTGTGGAAGATACTTGGGAAAAGCACAGACTTAGTGTAG